ATGGGTTTATTACTCCTTACCAGGCTAGATTCAATTTCTTTGGATCCTAATGTTCCCATTTTGCTTGACCATTACAAATGCAGGACTGGGATTAGAGTACAGCTTTAGAGACGAGTTGAAATTATATGGAGAATACAATAAAGGCTTATTAGATGGTAATGATGATCAGGTAATAAAAGCCGGATTTAAAATAATCTGGTAAGCCATAAGAAAAACGATATAATCTAAAATATATAAGTATTAGAAAAACACACCAAAGAAACAGAAAAATTTAATATTAAGTTTTACAAAATAGAAAAAGAGGTGAACATTGAAGGGAATATACTATAAAATAGTGTGCAGAAAGAGGTTAAATCATTTAGAGTTTAATTTAGGATCTGAAAAACTGGAACTTATATATTCAGATAATAAATATTATTATTTTAAGAGTCGGAGAAAAAAACAATATTACAAGGTTTTAAAGATTGAGAAATGGTCAGAGCTTGATATATATGAGAATTATCTGAAAAATTAAATTATGTAATTAAAGAAAATTGGAATAAATAATAATATGAAATGTAGAAAAATCAAATAATTATAAGTATTGTATAGAAGAAATTTCTTATATAATACTTATTTTTTATTTGTAAGAAAAATAAAAAAATGAGAAATGAAAATATTTTTAAAATATCAGGTACATGCATCAAAGAAAGACAAAAGATTTTTGAAAAAATTTATTTTTGTCTACAGTTTTTTTATTAAAGGACTAGATTTTTGGTGTTAATTCAGGTATTATTTATATTAAGCAAAAAGATAAAATTTTAGGAGGAAAAATGAAGAAACTGATATTTTTGGGAGTATTATTAATAAGTTTTGTTATTTTCCCGGAGATGACAACTGAAAATATTGTGAAATATATAAATGAGAAAGATTATAAAACAGCAGCCAAGAATCTTATAACATACCAGAAAGAATCCAGGTTCAGATTAAGCAGCGAAAAAGAGGCAGAAGAAACAGTAAAAGATATCTTTGACACAAGAGATATACTTATAAAAAATTATAAAAATATAAATGTATCGAATTATAAGTCTGCATTTTCAAAAGATATAAATACAGGTGAAATTCAGGGGTTACTTGTAGATGAGGGATTGAACCCGGCGGGATTTGTAAAAATACTGAATAATCTGGATTATGAGAGTTTTTTGATAGATTTTTTTATGGATGATCCTGATTCAGGATACGGAATTTACGCTCTCAGATATATTGATGAAAGTGATAATTCTGCTGTTGTTATTCAGATTACAAAAGAAAATAATGTTTATAAAATAACAGAAGTAACAAATTATAAATAAAGGAGCTGAGAGAAATGTTGGATATAAAAAAGGTTTATCAGGAAATAGACAAAAGATATGATGAGATAGTGGAGATCAGAAGATACCTTCATATGCATCCCGAACTTTCTTTTCATGAAGTAAAAACTGCGGCATATATTGCTGATTTTTATAAAGGAAAAGATGTGGATATAGTCACGAATATCGCCGGAGGGAACGGAATTGTAGTAACACTGAAGGGAAATAAAGCGGGGAAAACAGTGGCTGTGAGAGCAGATTTTGATGCGCTTCCCATTCAGGAAGAAAATGATATAGAATATAAATCACAAAATCCGGGAGTAATGCATGCCTGCGGGCATGACGGGCATACAGCTTACCTGATGGTGCTTGCAGATATATTAATAGGAATGAAAGATGATGTAGAAGGTACAATAAAGTTCGTACACCAGCCCGCAGAAGAAACACCTCCGGGCGGAGCAAAAACAATTATGGAATCAGGAATCTTGGATGATGCAGATGCGATATTCGGTATTCATGTGATGACAACGGCTCCTGTCGGGACTGTAGGATATCATCCGGGAGTTACACAGGCGGGAAGATCATATTTTAAAGTGAGAATAAACGGTAAGGGCGGTCATGGTTCAATGCCTCATTTATCAAATGATCCTATAGTGGCAGCTTCGCACTTTGTAGTGGGAGTACAGTCAATTGTCAGCAGAAGAGTGAATCCTCTGGAAACAGCTGTAGTAACTATCGGTTCTTTTGATGGAAAAGGATCTTTTAACGTAATAAATGATCATGTGGAGCTGGAAGGAGATGTAAGAACTCTGTCAGGTGAAGTCAGAGAGCTGGTAAAAGAAGAATTTGAGACAATACTGGATGGAATAATGAAAGCTTATAAATGTACTTATGATTTGATTTATTCACACGACTATCCTGTTTTAGTTAATAATCCCGAAATGACAGAACTGGTAGTAAATGCCATAAAAAATTCCGGACTTACAGAAGTGAAAGACTTTGTGGACTGCGGTCAGGTAACAGGCTCAGAAGATATGGCCTATTATCTGGAAAAAATTCCGGGGTCATACTATTATGTAGGGGCTAGACCAAAAGGGGATGTATGGTATCCGCATCATCACCCCAAATTTAATATAGACGAGGAAAGTCTGAGAATTTCTGCTAAAACAATGGCAACAGTGATAAAAGAATATTTGGAAAAATAACTGTGAGTGAACAGTTTAGTGAAAGGAAATAAAATGAAAATAAAAAAGCCTGTAATAAGCGCGGCACCCATGGTAGATAAAACAGACAGATATTTTAGGAATTTTGTCCGTATGATAAATAAAGATGTACTGCTGTATACAGAAATGGTCACTGCACAGGCAATTATACACGGTGATCTGGAGCGTATTCTGGGGTTTGATGAAATAGAACACCCTATAGCGCTTCAGATAGCTGCTACCACTCCTGAAGATGCATATAAAGCAGTAAAAATAGCTGAGGAATATAATTATGACGAAATAAATCTGAATGTAGGGTGTCCGTCAGACAGAGTTTCGGGAAATATGATGGGAGCATGTCTTATGGCTTATCCTGAACTTGTTCTGGATGTTTTGAATGCAATGAAGGAAGCTACAAAAAAAACTGTTACTATAAAGCATAGAATAGGTATAGACGGCAAGGGAATACTTCCGGATAATATGGGGAAAACACTTTTTGAGAAATATGAAGATATGTTGAATTTTGTTAATATCATAGAGAAAGCGGAACCGGACAGATATACTATACATGCAAGAATAGCCGTTCTTGCCGGGCTTGATCCCAAGCAGAACAGAGAAATTCCTCCTCTCAGATATGATGAAGTATACAGACTGAAAGCTGAAAAGCCTCATATGCAGATCGAAATAAACGGCGGCATAAAAACAAAAGAAGATATAGAAAAACATCTTGAACATGTGGATGGTGTCATGATTGGAAGGGAATTTTATGATAATCCCATGTTTCTTGCAGAAGTTAACTCATTTTATAATAACGGCAATGAGAATATTACCAGAGATGAGATTCTGGAAAAGATGATACCTTATCTGGAAAACTTGGAAAGAAATGGTGAAAGAACACATTTGTTTATGCGGCATACACTCGGGCTTTTTCATAATGCAAAAGGAAGCAAATATTGGAAAAACAGTATAAGCTCCCAAAATCTTAAAAATAATAAGGCAAGTCATATTGTTCGTGAAATTTTGAAAAATATCCGAAAAAGTGAAATTTGATTTATGAAAAAATAGTTTCATTTGATTATCAAATTATTTTCTTCACTTGACAATTTTATAAAATGTTGTAAAATAAAGCTATAAATAATCAATGAGATATGTATAAAATAAAAAAGTAAATTTTTCACAAAAGGGAGATGTAAATATGAAAATAGTAGTAGTAGGATGCACACATGCGGGAACAGCTGCAATATTAAATGCCAAAAGAATAAACCCTGATGCAGATATAACAGTTTTTGAAAGAAATGACAATATATCATTTCTATCTTGTGGAATTGCATTATATGTAGGCGGAGTAGTAAAAGATCCGCAGGGATTGTTTTATTGTTCGCCTGAAAAATTGAAAGAACTAAATGTAAATACAAAGATGAAACATGACGTTGTCAGTATTGACATAAAAGGAAAAAAAGCTGTAGTCAAAAATCTGGATACAGGACTGGAATTTGAAGAAGCTTTTGATAAATTAATAATTACTTCTGGTTCTTGGCCTATTATTCCAAGAATAGAAGGAATAGATATGGATAATATCCTGCTTTCTAAAAATTTTAATCACTCAAATGAAATTATCGAAACAGCTAAAAGCTCAAAGAAAGTAGTAGTAGTGGGAGCGGGATATATAGGTGTGGAACTGGTTGAAGCATTCAGAGAGGAAGGAAAAGAAGTAGTCCTTATAGATGCAGAGGATAGAATTTTGAGCAAATATCTGGATAAAGACTTTACTGATGTAGCGGAAAAAACATTCAAAGAACATGGAATAACAATAGCTGTATCTGAAAAAGTAGTAAAATTCGAAGGTGAAAACGGAACTGTAAAAAGAGTAATCACTGATAAAAATACATATGAAGCTGATATGGTAATAATGAGTGTAGGTTTCAGACCAAACACAGATATATTCAAAGGACAGCTTGATATGCTTCCAAATGGAGCTATAAAAGTAGATGAGTATATGAGAACAAGTGATAAAGATGTAATGGCTGCCGGAGACTGCTGTTCTGTTTACTACAATCCTACAAGAGAATATATGTATATACCTCTTGCTACAAATGCTGTAAGAATGGGAACACTTGCTGCAATTAACCTTGAAGGAGACAAAATAAAGCATCCGGGAACACAGGGAACTTCAGGAATTAAAATATATGAAAATAATATGGCATCTACAGGAATCACAGAAGAAGAGGCTAAGAAAAAAGGAATTGATGTGGATATAGTTTATGCTGTGGATAACTACAGACCTGAATTTATGCCTACATATGAAAAAGTAACATTAAAAGTTGTTTTTGAAAAAGGGTCAAGAAGAATAATAGGAGCGCAGCTGAACTCAAAAGCGGATCTCACTCAGTCAATAAATACAATATCAGTATGCATACAAAATAATATGACTATTGATGAACTTGCATTTATAGATTTCTTCTTCCAGCCGCACTTTAATAAGCCTTGGAACTTCTTAAACCTCGCAGGGCTGAATGCACTGA
The Sebaldella sp. S0638 DNA segment above includes these coding regions:
- a CDS encoding amidohydrolase; translated protein: MLDIKKVYQEIDKRYDEIVEIRRYLHMHPELSFHEVKTAAYIADFYKGKDVDIVTNIAGGNGIVVTLKGNKAGKTVAVRADFDALPIQEENDIEYKSQNPGVMHACGHDGHTAYLMVLADILIGMKDDVEGTIKFVHQPAEETPPGGAKTIMESGILDDADAIFGIHVMTTAPVGTVGYHPGVTQAGRSYFKVRINGKGGHGSMPHLSNDPIVAASHFVVGVQSIVSRRVNPLETAVVTIGSFDGKGSFNVINDHVELEGDVRTLSGEVRELVKEEFETILDGIMKAYKCTYDLIYSHDYPVLVNNPEMTELVVNAIKNSGLTEVKDFVDCGQVTGSEDMAYYLEKIPGSYYYVGARPKGDVWYPHHHPKFNIDEESLRISAKTMATVIKEYLEK
- the dusA gene encoding tRNA dihydrouridine(20/20a) synthase DusA, with amino-acid sequence MKIKKPVISAAPMVDKTDRYFRNFVRMINKDVLLYTEMVTAQAIIHGDLERILGFDEIEHPIALQIAATTPEDAYKAVKIAEEYNYDEINLNVGCPSDRVSGNMMGACLMAYPELVLDVLNAMKEATKKTVTIKHRIGIDGKGILPDNMGKTLFEKYEDMLNFVNIIEKAEPDRYTIHARIAVLAGLDPKQNREIPPLRYDEVYRLKAEKPHMQIEINGGIKTKEDIEKHLEHVDGVMIGREFYDNPMFLAEVNSFYNNGNENITRDEILEKMIPYLENLERNGERTHLFMRHTLGLFHNAKGSKYWKNSISSQNLKNNKASHIVREILKNIRKSEI
- a CDS encoding FAD-dependent oxidoreductase, with protein sequence MKIVVVGCTHAGTAAILNAKRINPDADITVFERNDNISFLSCGIALYVGGVVKDPQGLFYCSPEKLKELNVNTKMKHDVVSIDIKGKKAVVKNLDTGLEFEEAFDKLIITSGSWPIIPRIEGIDMDNILLSKNFNHSNEIIETAKSSKKVVVVGAGYIGVELVEAFREEGKEVVLIDAEDRILSKYLDKDFTDVAEKTFKEHGITIAVSEKVVKFEGENGTVKRVITDKNTYEADMVIMSVGFRPNTDIFKGQLDMLPNGAIKVDEYMRTSDKDVMAAGDCCSVYYNPTREYMYIPLATNAVRMGTLAAINLEGDKIKHPGTQGTSGIKIYENNMASTGITEEEAKKKGIDVDIVYAVDNYRPEFMPTYEKVTLKVVFEKGSRRIIGAQLNSKADLTQSINTISVCIQNNMTIDELAFIDFFFQPHFNKPWNFLNLAGLNALK